From Cucumis melo cultivar AY chromosome 1, USDA_Cmelo_AY_1.0, whole genome shotgun sequence, a single genomic window includes:
- the LOC103490196 gene encoding eukaryotic translation initiation factor 3 subunit B-like isoform X1, whose translation MADVMLMKEIEDTAGRLGIDLSLVDFDAIRLPPGENFGIISDDEEVLQEESLEFDSGFGNIIVVDNLPIVPPEKFEKLEGVVRKIFGQIGVIKDDGLWMPVDPTTKKTLGYCYIEYGTPQEAELAKEKTDGYKLDRAHIFTVNMFEDFDRLLKVPDEWAPPEINPYTPGENLQQWLTDEKARDQFVIRSGSDTEVFWNDARHLKPEPVYKRPYWTESFVQWSSLGTYLATIHRQGAAVWGGAGTFNRLMRFAHQQVKLIDFSPGEKYLVTYSSHEPNNPRDANRIVINIFDVRTGKVMRDFKGSPDDFATGGTGGVAGVSWPVFRWGGGKDDKYFARIGKNVISVYETETFSLIDKKSLKVENVMDFCWSPTDPIIALFVPELGGGNQPARVSLVQIPNKEELRQKNLFSVSDCKMYWQSNGDYLAVKVDRYTKTKKSTYTGFELLRIKERDIPIEVLELENKNDKIIAFAWEPKGHRFAVIHGDNPRPDISFYSMRSTHSSGRVSKLTTLKGKQANALFWSPAGRFIILAGLKGFNGQLEFYNVDELETMATAEHFMATDIEWDPTGRYVATAVTSVHEMENGFNIWSFNGKLLYRILKDHFFQFAWRPRPPSFLSPEQEEEIAKNLKKYTKKYEAEDQDVSMLLSEQDREKRRMLKDQWDKWLNEWKRLHEEEKLLRQKLRDGEASDEEEEYEAKEVEVEEILDVSEEVLSFDFEQ comes from the exons ATGGCGGACGTGATGTTGATGAAGGAGATTGAGGATACGGCTGGTCGGCTTGGGATAGATCTCTCCCTAGTTGATTTTGATGCCATTCGTCTACCTCCTGGCGAGAATTTCGGAATTATTAG TGATGACGAAGAGGTTCTACAAGAGGAGAGTCTAGAGTTCGATTCTGGGTTCGGAAACATTATAGTTGTTGACAATCTTCCGATTGTTCCTCCGGAGAAGTTTGAGAAGCTCGAAGGTGTTGTTCGCAAAATTTTTGGACAAATTGGAGTAATTAAGGATGATGGTTTGTGGATGCCTGTAGACCCTACTACAAAAAAAACTTTAGGTTACTGCTATATCGAGTATGGCACTCCACAG GAGGCTGAGCTTGCTAAAGAGAAGACTGATGGGTACAAGCTGGATAGAGCACATATTTTCACTGTTAACATGTTTGAGGACTTTGATAGACTTTTAAAAGTCCCAGATGAGTGGGCCCCTCCTGAAATTAACCCGTATACTCCTGGG GAAAATCTTCAACAGTGGCTTACCGATGAAAAAGCACGAGATCAGTTTGTTATTCGTTCTGGTTCTGACACTGAGGTCTTCTGGAATGATGCTAGGCATTTGAAGCCCGAGCCTGTCTACAAGCGTCCA TACTGGACCGAGAGTTTTGTGCAGTGGTCCTCATTGGGGACTTACCTAGCAACAATTCACCGACAGGGTGCTGCTGTTTGGGGAGGAGCAGGTACCTTTAACCGTCTCATGCGTTTTGCCCATCAACAG GTTAAGTTGATTGATTTTTCTCCTGGCGAGAAATATTTGGTGACTTACAGCAGTCATGAGCCCAACAATCCCCGTGATGCAAAT AGGATTGTGATCAATATTTTTGATGTAAGAACTGGAAAAGTCATGAGAGATTTTAAGGGAAGTCCTGATGATTTTGCCACTGGAGGAACTGGTGGTGTTGCTGGGGTATCTTGGCCTGTGTTTAG GTGGGGTGGTGGAAAGGATGATAAATACTTTGCTAGAATTGGGAAGAATGTGATTTCAGTCTATGAAACAGAGACTTTCTCCCTTATTGACAAAAAGTCTTTGAAGGTTGAAAATGTTATGGATTTCTGCTGGTCACCTACAGATCCCATTATTGCCCTGTTTGTTCCTGAGCTAGGTGGTGGGAACCAACCAGCTAGG GTGAGTCTTGTCCAGATCCCCAACAAGGAGGAGTTGAGACAAAAAAATCTTTTTAGCGTTAGCGATTGCAAAATGTACTGGCAAAGCAATGGTGATTATCTTGCTGTCAAGGTTGACAGATATACAAAGACAAAGAAAAGCACATATACAGGGTTTGAGCTTTTACGCATAAAAGAGCGGGATATTCCCATCGAAGTGTTGGAGCTTGAGAATAAGAATGACAAGATCATTGCATTTGCATGGGAGCCAAAGGGGCACAGGTTTGCAGTTATTCATGGCGATAACCCAAGGCCGGATATTAGCTTTTACTCCATGCGAAGCACACACAGCAGTGGCCGAGTGTCAAAACTTACAACTCTCAAAGGCAAGCAGGCCAATGCTCTTTTCTGGTCACCTGCTGGACGTTTTATTATTCTTGCTGGCTTGAAAGGTTTTAATGGACAGTTGGAATTCTACAATGTTGATGAGCTGGAGACGATGGCAACTGCGGAACATTTCATGGCTACTGATATTGAATGGGATCCTACTGGAAG GTATGTCGCTACTGCTGTAACTTCGGTTCATGAGATGGAAAATGGTTTCAACATTTGGTCCTTCAATGGAAAACTCCTCTATCGAATCTTGAAGGACCATTTCTTTCAG TTTGCATGGCGCCCGAGGCCACCATCTTTCTTGAGTCCCGAGCAAGAGGAAGAGATAGCAAAGAATTTGAAGAAGTACACTAAGAAGTACGAAGCTGAAGATCAGGATGTATCTATGCTACTGAGTGAGCAAGACCGCGAGAAACGGAGAATGTTGAAAGACCAGTGGGACAAGTGGTTGAATGAATGGAAGAGATTGCATGAAGAAGAGAAGTTGTTGCGGCAGAAGCTGCGGGATGGTGAAGCCAGTGATGAAGAAGAGGAATACGAAGCCAAAGAGGTTGAAGTCGAAGAGATTCTGGATGTATCGGAGGAAGTTTTGTCCTTTGATTTTGAGCAGTAA
- the LOC103490196 gene encoding eukaryotic translation initiation factor 3 subunit B-like isoform X2 translates to MFEDFDRLLKVPDEWAPPEINPYTPGENLQQWLTDEKARDQFVIRSGSDTEVFWNDARHLKPEPVYKRPYWTESFVQWSSLGTYLATIHRQGAAVWGGAGTFNRLMRFAHQQVKLIDFSPGEKYLVTYSSHEPNNPRDANRIVINIFDVRTGKVMRDFKGSPDDFATGGTGGVAGVSWPVFRWGGGKDDKYFARIGKNVISVYETETFSLIDKKSLKVENVMDFCWSPTDPIIALFVPELGGGNQPARVSLVQIPNKEELRQKNLFSVSDCKMYWQSNGDYLAVKVDRYTKTKKSTYTGFELLRIKERDIPIEVLELENKNDKIIAFAWEPKGHRFAVIHGDNPRPDISFYSMRSTHSSGRVSKLTTLKGKQANALFWSPAGRFIILAGLKGFNGQLEFYNVDELETMATAEHFMATDIEWDPTGRYVATAVTSVHEMENGFNIWSFNGKLLYRILKDHFFQFAWRPRPPSFLSPEQEEEIAKNLKKYTKKYEAEDQDVSMLLSEQDREKRRMLKDQWDKWLNEWKRLHEEEKLLRQKLRDGEASDEEEEYEAKEVEVEEILDVSEEVLSFDFEQ, encoded by the exons ATGTTTGAGGACTTTGATAGACTTTTAAAAGTCCCAGATGAGTGGGCCCCTCCTGAAATTAACCCGTATACTCCTGGG GAAAATCTTCAACAGTGGCTTACCGATGAAAAAGCACGAGATCAGTTTGTTATTCGTTCTGGTTCTGACACTGAGGTCTTCTGGAATGATGCTAGGCATTTGAAGCCCGAGCCTGTCTACAAGCGTCCA TACTGGACCGAGAGTTTTGTGCAGTGGTCCTCATTGGGGACTTACCTAGCAACAATTCACCGACAGGGTGCTGCTGTTTGGGGAGGAGCAGGTACCTTTAACCGTCTCATGCGTTTTGCCCATCAACAG GTTAAGTTGATTGATTTTTCTCCTGGCGAGAAATATTTGGTGACTTACAGCAGTCATGAGCCCAACAATCCCCGTGATGCAAAT AGGATTGTGATCAATATTTTTGATGTAAGAACTGGAAAAGTCATGAGAGATTTTAAGGGAAGTCCTGATGATTTTGCCACTGGAGGAACTGGTGGTGTTGCTGGGGTATCTTGGCCTGTGTTTAG GTGGGGTGGTGGAAAGGATGATAAATACTTTGCTAGAATTGGGAAGAATGTGATTTCAGTCTATGAAACAGAGACTTTCTCCCTTATTGACAAAAAGTCTTTGAAGGTTGAAAATGTTATGGATTTCTGCTGGTCACCTACAGATCCCATTATTGCCCTGTTTGTTCCTGAGCTAGGTGGTGGGAACCAACCAGCTAGG GTGAGTCTTGTCCAGATCCCCAACAAGGAGGAGTTGAGACAAAAAAATCTTTTTAGCGTTAGCGATTGCAAAATGTACTGGCAAAGCAATGGTGATTATCTTGCTGTCAAGGTTGACAGATATACAAAGACAAAGAAAAGCACATATACAGGGTTTGAGCTTTTACGCATAAAAGAGCGGGATATTCCCATCGAAGTGTTGGAGCTTGAGAATAAGAATGACAAGATCATTGCATTTGCATGGGAGCCAAAGGGGCACAGGTTTGCAGTTATTCATGGCGATAACCCAAGGCCGGATATTAGCTTTTACTCCATGCGAAGCACACACAGCAGTGGCCGAGTGTCAAAACTTACAACTCTCAAAGGCAAGCAGGCCAATGCTCTTTTCTGGTCACCTGCTGGACGTTTTATTATTCTTGCTGGCTTGAAAGGTTTTAATGGACAGTTGGAATTCTACAATGTTGATGAGCTGGAGACGATGGCAACTGCGGAACATTTCATGGCTACTGATATTGAATGGGATCCTACTGGAAG GTATGTCGCTACTGCTGTAACTTCGGTTCATGAGATGGAAAATGGTTTCAACATTTGGTCCTTCAATGGAAAACTCCTCTATCGAATCTTGAAGGACCATTTCTTTCAG TTTGCATGGCGCCCGAGGCCACCATCTTTCTTGAGTCCCGAGCAAGAGGAAGAGATAGCAAAGAATTTGAAGAAGTACACTAAGAAGTACGAAGCTGAAGATCAGGATGTATCTATGCTACTGAGTGAGCAAGACCGCGAGAAACGGAGAATGTTGAAAGACCAGTGGGACAAGTGGTTGAATGAATGGAAGAGATTGCATGAAGAAGAGAAGTTGTTGCGGCAGAAGCTGCGGGATGGTGAAGCCAGTGATGAAGAAGAGGAATACGAAGCCAAAGAGGTTGAAGTCGAAGAGATTCTGGATGTATCGGAGGAAGTTTTGTCCTTTGATTTTGAGCAGTAA